A section of the Chlorocebus sabaeus isolate Y175 chromosome 13, mChlSab1.0.hap1, whole genome shotgun sequence genome encodes:
- the LOC140713219 gene encoding LOW QUALITY PROTEIN: uncharacterized protein (The sequence of the model RefSeq protein was modified relative to this genomic sequence to represent the inferred CDS: deleted 1 base in 1 codon): MDSQVRRLVAVRTIICLNISKLIEGLVLRLHTCATLNPATFLPDNEEKIEHNCQQVIAQTYATQRDLLEVPLTDPYLNLCTDGTSFVEKGLLKAGYTVVSDNGILESNPLTPGTSTQLAEAIALTQVLELGEGKRVNIYTYSKYAYLVLHAHAAIWREREFLTSEGIPVKHQEAIRRLLLAVQKLKEVAVLQCQGHQKGKEREMEGNCQADIEAKRATSQDPPLEMLIEGPLVWGNLLQETKPRYSAEEIEWETSGGHSFLPSGWLATKEGKILLSATNQWKLLKTLHQTFHLSIDSTPQMAKSLFTGPGVFKTIKQIVRVCEVCQRNNPLHYRPYISIPVSLTSLLSLSLPELKL, encoded by the exons ATGGATTCCCAGGTAAG GAGACTTGTGGCTGTCAGGACAATCATTTGCTTAAATATCAGCAAATTAATTGAAGGGCTAGTGCTGCGACTGCACACTTGTGCAACTCTTAACCCAGCCACATTTCTTCCggacaatgaagaaaagatagaacataACTGTCAACAGGTGATTGCTCAAACCTACGCCACTCAAAGGGACCTTCTAGAGGTTCCCTTGACTGATCCCTACCTCAACTTGTGTACTGATGGAActtcctttgtagaaaaaggactTCTG AAAGCGGGGTATACAGTGGTCAGTGATAATGGAATACTTGAAAGTAATCCCCTCACTCCAGGAACTAGCACTCAGCTGGCAGAAGCAATAGCCCTCACTCAGGTATTagaattaggagaaggaaaaagggtaaatatatatacatactctaAGTATGCTTACCTAGTACTCCATGCCCATgcagcaatatggagagaaagggaatttcTAACTTCCGAGGGAATACCTGtcaaacatcaggaagccatAAGGAGATTATTATTGGCTGTACAGAAACTtaaagaggtggcagtcttacaatgccagggtcatcagaaaggaaaggaaagggaaatggaaGGGAACTGCCAAGCGGATATTGAAGCCAAAAGAGCCACAAGTCAGGACCctccattagaaatgcttataGAAGGACCCCTAGTATGGGGTAATCTCCTCCAGGAAACCAAGCCCCGGTACTCAGCAGAAGAAATAGAATGGGAAACCTCAGGAGGACATAGTTTCCTCCCCTCAGGATGGCTAGCcaccaaagaaggaaaaatacttctGTCTGCAACTAACCAgtggaaattacttaaaacccttcaccagACATTTCACTTAAGCATTGATAGCACCCCTCAGATGGCCAAATCATTATTTACTGGACCAGGTGttttcaaaactatcaagcagatagtcagggtctgtgaagtgtgccaaagaaataatcctCTGCACTACAGGCCATACATTTCAATTCCTGTATCTTTAACatccttgttaagtttgtctcttccagaattgAAGCTGTAA
- the LOC140713191 gene encoding uncharacterized protein: MIDGSSRVIEGKIKHTHNGHSVIDRETLVEAELGKLPNSCYPYVCFSDGKHSPQGKNTPKIYSGEFSPVRAYVPFFLSDLKQIEIDLGKLSDNPDSYIDVLQGLGQSFDLTWTDVMLLLNQTLTPNERSATITAAREFGGLWYLSQVNDRITTEEREQFPTGQQAVPSVDPHWDAESEHGDWCCKHLLTCMLEGLRKTRKKPMNYSVMSTITQGKEESPTAFLERLREALRKHISLSPDSTKGQLILNDKFITQSVADIRKDFKSPP, from the coding sequence ATGATAGATGGTTCCTCCAGGGTGattgagggaaaaataaaacacacacacaatggacaTTCAGTAATTGATAGGGAAACTCTTGTGGAAGCtgagttaggaaaattgcctaatagCTGCTATCCCtatgtttgtttttcagatgggaaacattcCCCCCAAGGCAAAAACACCCCTAAGATTTATTCTGGAGAATTCAGCCCAGTCAGAGCGTATGTACCTTTTTTCCTGTCAGACTTGAAGCAAATTGAAATAGATCTAGGTAAATTATCAGATAACCCTGATAgctatattgatgttttacaagggtTAGGACAATCCTTTGATCTGACATGGACAGATGTAATGTTACTACTAAATCAGACACTAaccccaaatgagagaagtgcCACCATAACTGCAGCCCGAGAGTTTGGCGGTCTCTGGTATCTCAGTCAGGTCAATGATAGGATcacaacagaggaaagagaacaattccccacaggccagcaggcagttccCAGTGTAGACCCTCACTGGGACGCAGAATCAGAACATGGAGATTGGTGCTGCAAACATTTGCTAACTTGCatgctagaaggactaaggaaaactaggaagaagcctatgaattattcagtgatgtccactataacacagggaaaggaagaaagtccTACTGCCTTTCTGGAGAGACTAAGGGAGGCATTGAGGAAGCATATCTCTCTGTCACCTGACTCTACTAAAGGCCAACTAATCTTAAACGATAAGTTTATCACTCAGTCAGTTGCAGACATTAGAAAAGACTTCAAAAGTCCACCTTAG